The following coding sequences are from one Streptomyces sp. NBC_00536 window:
- a CDS encoding amidohydrolase, giving the protein MTGPSTSMPVAGLVPAPRREHGHADLLVRNAKVFTGDPDRPGARAVAIRDGRVAALGDDHDLAHLVGPGTKVVDALGRRVIPGLNDSHLHVIRGGLNYVLELRWDGVRSLRHALAMLREQAGRTPKGQWIRVVGGWTAEQFAERRMPTVAELNAAAPDTPVFVLHLYQSALMNRAAVKAAGFTRETPDPRGGQIVRGRDGEPNGVLLAAPSALILYSTLAKAPALDEADKRTSTRHFLRELNRFGLTSAVDAAGGFQNFPDNYATVADLARSGELTLRIAYHLFPQTAGQELADLKRWTETVKPGDGDEWLRLNGAGENLTWAAADFENFSEPRPELAAGYESEFESAVRLLLENGWGFRLHATYDETIRRDLAVFEKLAAEGLFPGGNRWLFDHAETVTADSLDRIAALGGALSVQNRMSFQGAAFLDRYGAEAAAHTPPVRAMLDRGLTVAAGTDATRVSSYNPWVALHWLVTGRTVGGTALYPAGNLIDRATALGLYTRGGARLTGEQDVKGVLREGCYGDLAILSDDFLTVPEDVIPDIESVLTVVGGRIVYATAEYEGLDEAVPPVSPEWSPVARFGGYQSGARQASAVAEAVAESERHRRWRVARGSVPDTTPSFVDPCFAH; this is encoded by the coding sequence ATGACCGGGCCGTCGACGAGCATGCCGGTGGCGGGCCTCGTCCCCGCCCCGCGCCGGGAGCACGGGCACGCCGACCTCCTCGTCCGCAACGCCAAGGTCTTCACCGGTGACCCCGACCGGCCCGGGGCCCGCGCGGTCGCGATCCGCGACGGCCGGGTCGCGGCCCTCGGCGACGACCACGACCTCGCCCACCTCGTCGGGCCGGGGACCAAGGTCGTCGACGCCCTCGGCCGCCGGGTGATCCCCGGCCTCAACGACTCGCACCTGCACGTCATCCGGGGCGGCCTGAACTACGTCCTGGAGCTGCGCTGGGACGGCGTACGAAGCCTGCGGCACGCCCTCGCGATGCTGCGCGAGCAGGCCGGCCGCACCCCGAAGGGGCAGTGGATCCGGGTGGTGGGCGGCTGGACCGCCGAGCAGTTCGCCGAGCGCAGGATGCCGACCGTCGCCGAGCTGAACGCCGCCGCCCCCGACACCCCGGTGTTCGTCCTGCACCTGTACCAGTCCGCGCTGATGAACCGGGCCGCCGTCAAGGCCGCCGGATTCACCCGGGAGACCCCCGACCCGCGCGGCGGGCAGATCGTACGCGGCCGGGACGGCGAGCCCAACGGCGTCCTCCTCGCCGCCCCGAGCGCCCTCATCCTGTACTCGACCCTGGCCAAGGCGCCCGCCCTGGACGAGGCCGACAAGCGGACGTCGACGCGCCACTTCCTGCGCGAGCTGAACCGCTTCGGACTGACGTCAGCGGTCGACGCCGCCGGCGGGTTCCAGAACTTCCCCGACAACTACGCCACGGTCGCCGACCTCGCCCGGTCGGGGGAGCTGACCCTCCGGATCGCCTACCACCTCTTCCCGCAGACGGCCGGTCAGGAACTCGCCGACCTGAAGCGCTGGACCGAGACGGTCAAGCCCGGCGACGGGGACGAGTGGCTCCGGCTCAACGGCGCCGGAGAGAACCTGACCTGGGCCGCCGCCGACTTCGAGAACTTCTCCGAGCCCCGGCCCGAACTCGCCGCCGGCTACGAGAGCGAATTCGAGAGCGCCGTCCGGCTCCTCCTGGAGAACGGGTGGGGCTTCCGGCTCCACGCGACCTACGACGAGACGATCCGCCGCGACCTCGCCGTCTTCGAGAAGCTCGCGGCCGAAGGGCTCTTCCCCGGCGGCAACCGCTGGCTCTTCGACCACGCGGAGACCGTCACGGCCGACAGCCTCGACCGGATCGCGGCCCTCGGCGGCGCCCTCTCCGTCCAGAACCGGATGTCCTTCCAGGGAGCCGCGTTCCTCGACCGCTACGGCGCCGAGGCCGCCGCCCACACCCCGCCGGTCCGGGCCATGCTCGACCGGGGCCTGACCGTCGCCGCGGGAACCGACGCCACCCGCGTGTCCTCGTACAACCCCTGGGTCGCGCTCCACTGGCTGGTCACCGGGCGCACCGTCGGCGGCACGGCCCTCTACCCGGCCGGGAACCTGATCGACCGGGCGACCGCCCTCGGCCTCTACACCCGGGGCGGAGCGCGGCTCACCGGCGAGCAGGACGTCAAGGGCGTGCTGCGAGAGGGGTGTTACGGCGACCTCGCGATCCTGTCGGACGACTTCCTCACCGTGCCCGAGGACGTCATCCCCGACATCGAGTCCGTCCTCACCGTCGTCGGCGGCCGCATCGTCTACGCGACCGCCGAGTACGAGGGCCTCGACGAGGCCGTGCCGCCGGTGAGCCCGGAGTGGAGCCCGGTGGCCCGCTTCGGCGGCTACCAGAGCGGCGCCCGCCAGGCATCGGCCGTCGCCGAGGCCGTCGCCGAGTCCGAGCGGCACCGCCGCTGGCGCGTCGCCCGCGGCTCCGTCCCCGACACGACGCCGTCCTTCGTCGACCCCTGCTTCGCGCACTGA
- a CDS encoding GPR1/FUN34/YaaH family transporter — protein sequence MSAATPVDDADADSGDTPATSPDAPPGRRFEPDLRSMTRINLRPIASPMPLGFFTIAIASVMTGCLQLGLFDEAARPAVAFTVLPAFVLQLLVSVLAFGARDVIAATLMAVFAGSWLPYSLIMLSGAADGLRVLGVFNLALLCFGALMTAVTRPKRALWLVLAVSLPRWAATGLGGITGAAWLTRTSGALGFVVALVAMYTAFALMLEDMRSEQVLPIGRSGPAHLAVEGDLAVQLRNMERQAGVRRTL from the coding sequence ATGTCCGCAGCAACCCCAGTCGACGACGCCGACGCCGACAGCGGCGACACCCCGGCGACCTCGCCGGACGCGCCCCCGGGGCGCCGTTTCGAACCGGACCTCCGGTCGATGACACGGATCAACCTGCGCCCCATCGCCTCACCCATGCCGCTCGGCTTCTTCACGATCGCCATCGCCTCGGTGATGACGGGCTGCCTCCAGCTCGGGCTCTTCGACGAGGCGGCCCGGCCCGCCGTCGCCTTCACCGTGCTGCCGGCCTTCGTCCTCCAACTCCTGGTGAGTGTCCTGGCCTTCGGCGCCCGTGACGTGATCGCGGCGACGCTGATGGCGGTCTTCGCCGGCAGCTGGCTGCCCTACTCGCTCATCATGCTCAGCGGCGCGGCCGACGGCCTTCGGGTTCTCGGCGTGTTCAACCTGGCGCTCCTCTGCTTCGGGGCCCTGATGACCGCCGTGACCCGGCCCAAGCGTGCGCTGTGGCTCGTCCTCGCGGTCTCCCTCCCCCGCTGGGCGGCCACCGGCCTCGGGGGCATCACCGGCGCCGCATGGCTGACGCGCACGTCCGGTGCGCTCGGCTTCGTGGTGGCGCTGGTCGCGATGTACACGGCGTTCGCCCTGATGCTGGAGGACATGCGCAGCGAGCAGGTCCTGCCCATCGGCCGCAGCGGCCCCGCCCACCTCGCCGTGGAAGGCGACCTGGCCGTCCAGCTCCGCAACATGGAACGCCAGGCGGGCGTGCGCCGCACGCTCTGA
- a CDS encoding alpha/beta fold hydrolase, with amino-acid sequence MSRHARPTVVLVHGAFADASSFSRVIPELTAAGLDVVAPAVPNRGLVEDAAYIASVIRAVEGPVILVGHSYGGAVITLAGTQDNVRALVYLAGYALEEGESLGELQGRFPDSGLADALVYTPFPVAGSTQTGTDVSVETEKFPALFAADVDPGLAAVLAVSQRPLAARAFSEAAPVAAWKTKPSWGLVASSDRTINPDVERYGYERAGMTTVEVDSSHLVMLAQPKAVAELIQDAARSTAH; translated from the coding sequence ATGTCCCGGCACGCCCGCCCCACCGTCGTTCTGGTCCACGGCGCTTTCGCCGATGCCTCCAGCTTCTCCCGCGTCATCCCCGAACTGACCGCCGCCGGCCTGGACGTGGTGGCCCCGGCCGTGCCCAACCGCGGCCTCGTCGAGGACGCCGCGTACATCGCCTCGGTGATCCGCGCCGTCGAAGGCCCCGTGATCCTGGTCGGGCACTCCTACGGCGGCGCCGTCATCACCCTCGCCGGGACGCAGGACAACGTCCGCGCACTGGTGTACCTCGCGGGATACGCGCTGGAGGAGGGCGAGAGCCTGGGCGAGCTGCAGGGCCGCTTCCCGGACTCCGGCCTCGCCGACGCGCTCGTCTACACCCCGTTCCCGGTGGCCGGCTCCACCCAGACCGGTACCGACGTCTCGGTGGAGACCGAGAAGTTCCCCGCCCTGTTCGCCGCGGACGTCGACCCCGGCCTCGCCGCGGTGCTCGCCGTCTCCCAGCGCCCCCTGGCCGCACGTGCCTTCTCGGAGGCGGCGCCCGTCGCGGCGTGGAAGACCAAGCCCTCGTGGGGTCTGGTCGCCTCGTCCGACCGCACGATCAACCCCGATGTGGAGCGCTACGGGTACGAGCGCGCCGGCATGACCACCGTCGAGGTCGACTCCTCCCACCTGGTCATGCTCGCCCAGCCCAAGGCCGTTGCGGAGCTGATCCAGGACGCGGCCCGGTCCACCGCCCATTGA
- a CDS encoding ABC transporter substrate-binding protein: MRFGARFALAVIALAALAAACGVPQDSGPHSHTAVDCGPYARYGRHPGTKVTVYAENRDREADLFEEAWADFEDCTGIDVRYEGDGEFEARIQLRVDGGSAPDVAFFPQPGLLERFARAGKLKPASAGVVALARQGWSADWNGYATVDGTLYGTPLVANVKSFVWYSPKFFRDRGLSVPRTWSELMDVTEKVAASGVKPWCAGIESAQATGWPVTDWIEDVLLRQQGTAVYDQWVAHTIPFNDPRVIRAMDTVGSILKNDRYANGGFGPARSMASISFQEAGTPVLSGDCAMHRQASFYAGMWPKGTGIGPDKDVYAFLLPGDDPASRPVLGGGVFTAAFADRPEVRAFQEYLASADFANTRMKKGPFVSANKGVDPANAATPVDRLSIQLLQDPATQFRFDGSDLMPASVGAGTFWKGSVDWIGGASTRQVADSIERSWPGH; the protein is encoded by the coding sequence ATGAGGTTCGGCGCGAGGTTCGCGCTCGCCGTCATCGCGCTCGCCGCCCTCGCTGCCGCCTGCGGTGTCCCGCAGGACAGCGGTCCGCACTCGCACACCGCCGTGGACTGTGGTCCGTACGCCAGGTACGGCAGGCACCCCGGCACCAAGGTCACCGTCTACGCGGAGAACCGGGACCGGGAGGCCGACCTGTTCGAAGAGGCCTGGGCGGACTTCGAGGACTGCACGGGAATCGACGTCCGCTACGAGGGGGACGGGGAGTTCGAGGCCCGGATCCAGCTCCGGGTCGACGGCGGGAGCGCGCCCGACGTGGCGTTCTTCCCTCAGCCCGGGCTCCTGGAACGCTTCGCGCGGGCGGGGAAGCTCAAGCCCGCGAGCGCCGGGGTCGTGGCCCTCGCGCGGCAGGGCTGGTCGGCGGACTGGAACGGCTACGCGACCGTGGACGGCACCCTCTACGGCACGCCGCTGGTCGCGAACGTGAAGTCGTTCGTCTGGTACTCGCCGAAGTTCTTCCGCGACAGGGGACTGAGCGTTCCCCGCACGTGGTCCGAGCTGATGGACGTGACGGAGAAGGTCGCGGCGTCGGGCGTCAAGCCGTGGTGCGCGGGCATCGAGTCCGCCCAGGCGACCGGCTGGCCCGTGACGGACTGGATCGAGGACGTCCTGCTGCGCCAGCAGGGCACGGCCGTCTACGACCAGTGGGTCGCCCACACGATCCCGTTCAACGACCCGCGGGTGATCAGGGCCATGGACACCGTGGGGTCCATCCTCAAGAACGACCGGTACGCCAACGGCGGTTTCGGGCCGGCCCGTTCGATGGCGTCGATCTCCTTCCAGGAGGCCGGCACACCGGTTCTCTCCGGTGACTGTGCGATGCACCGCCAGGCCTCGTTCTATGCCGGCATGTGGCCGAAGGGCACCGGGATCGGACCGGACAAGGACGTCTACGCCTTCCTCCTGCCGGGGGACGACCCGGCGAGCCGCCCCGTACTGGGCGGTGGCGTGTTCACCGCGGCGTTCGCCGACCGTCCCGAAGTGCGGGCGTTCCAGGAGTACCTGGCCTCCGCGGACTTCGCGAACACGCGGATGAAGAAGGGCCCGTTCGTTTCGGCGAACAAGGGCGTGGATCCCGCGAATGCCGCCACCCCGGTCGACAGGCTCTCGATCCAGCTGCTCCAGGATCCCGCGACACAGTTCCGGTTCGACGGCTCGGACCTGATGCCCGCTTCGGTCGGCGCAGGGACGTTCTGGAAGGGATCCGTCGACTGGATCGGCGGCGCGAGCACCCGCCAGGTCGCCGACTCCATCGAACGGTCCTGGCCGGGCCACTGA
- a CDS encoding carbohydrate ABC transporter permease, which translates to MSFDAVAQQPKLLHLLQGVAAFAAVVALILLALHRGPVRRRAAALILLAPALLLLTVGLLLPGLRTLALSFTDSGGAWAGLDNYLWMVTDPRAMVALRNTLAWVVLVPSLATSVGLLYAAAVARSRFRTFALSLVLMPMAISFVGAGVVWKFVYAYRPAEAGQIGLLNRLGVAFGGEPRQWLVDSPWNVLFLIAVMVWTQTGFAAVLLTGAIRAVPGELTEAARLDGASPRQIFWRITVPSIRPTLLVVVLAQAIGTFKAFDIVRTMTGGQFDTGVIAHEMYDQTFRYGETGRGAALAVLLFVLVTPFVAHQVRARRRAG; encoded by the coding sequence ATGTCGTTCGACGCCGTCGCCCAGCAGCCCAAGCTGCTCCACCTGCTCCAGGGCGTCGCCGCCTTCGCGGCGGTGGTCGCCCTGATCCTGCTGGCGCTGCACCGGGGGCCGGTGCGCAGGAGGGCCGCGGCCCTGATCCTGCTGGCTCCCGCGCTGCTGCTGCTCACGGTGGGTCTCCTCCTGCCCGGTCTGCGCACCCTGGCGCTGTCGTTCACCGACAGCGGGGGAGCGTGGGCCGGCCTCGACAACTACCTGTGGATGGTCACCGACCCCCGGGCGATGGTGGCGCTGCGCAACACTCTGGCCTGGGTGGTGCTCGTACCGTCGCTGGCAACCTCGGTCGGCCTGCTCTACGCGGCGGCCGTCGCACGGTCGCGGTTCAGAACGTTCGCGCTGTCCCTCGTCCTGATGCCGATGGCGATCTCCTTCGTCGGCGCGGGTGTCGTCTGGAAGTTCGTCTACGCCTACCGTCCCGCCGAGGCCGGGCAGATCGGGCTGCTGAACCGGCTCGGCGTCGCGTTCGGCGGCGAACCGAGGCAATGGCTCGTGGACTCTCCCTGGAACGTCCTGTTCCTCATCGCGGTGATGGTGTGGACACAGACGGGCTTCGCGGCCGTCCTGCTGACCGGCGCGATCAGGGCCGTTCCCGGAGAGCTGACCGAAGCGGCCCGACTCGACGGCGCGTCCCCCCGGCAGATCTTCTGGCGGATCACCGTGCCGTCGATCAGGCCCACCCTGCTCGTCGTGGTCCTCGCCCAGGCGATCGGCACCTTCAAGGCCTTCGACATCGTCAGGACCATGACCGGAGGACAGTTCGACACGGGCGTCATCGCCCACGAGATGTACGACCAGACCTTCCGCTACGGCGAGACGGGCCGCGGCGCCGCTCTCGCCGTGCTCCTCTTCGTCCTCGTCACGCCCTTCGTCGCCCACCAGGTCCGGGCGCGGCGGAGGGCGGGGTGA
- a CDS encoding carbohydrate ABC transporter permease: MNGVRERLASRAFSLTTVVIAVLWTTPVLGLLFSSFRPEREIKTTGWWTVFAAPHLTLDNYGEVLSGGGNGSGRLAEYFVNSLVITLPSVLFPLVLAFFAAYALAWIDFRGRDALVVGIFALQAVPLQMALVPLLKLFSRGWLFLPAWNLTGPARFGQIWFAHTAFALPFAVFLLHNFLAGLPRDLIEAARVDGASHGTLLLRIVLPLARPALVTFAIIQFLWVWNDLLVALTLSGGTAETAPMTVRLASMAGTYGNEWQRLTAGAFVAAFVPLLVFFSLRRHFAKGLLAGSVKG; this comes from the coding sequence GTGAACGGCGTCCGGGAGCGTCTGGCCTCCCGGGCCTTCTCGTTGACCACCGTCGTGATCGCGGTCCTCTGGACCACACCGGTCCTCGGTCTGCTGTTCTCCTCGTTCCGCCCCGAGCGGGAGATCAAGACGACGGGCTGGTGGACCGTGTTCGCCGCGCCGCACCTCACGCTCGACAACTACGGCGAGGTGCTGTCCGGCGGAGGCAACGGGTCGGGGCGGCTCGCGGAGTACTTCGTCAACTCCCTCGTCATCACCCTTCCCTCGGTGCTGTTCCCGCTCGTGCTGGCCTTCTTCGCGGCCTACGCCCTGGCCTGGATCGACTTCAGGGGGCGCGACGCGCTCGTCGTCGGCATCTTCGCGCTCCAGGCCGTGCCGCTCCAGATGGCGCTGGTCCCCCTCCTGAAGCTGTTCTCCCGGGGCTGGCTGTTCCTGCCTGCGTGGAACCTCACCGGTCCCGCGCGGTTCGGCCAGATCTGGTTCGCCCACACGGCCTTCGCGCTGCCGTTCGCCGTGTTCCTCCTGCACAACTTCCTGGCCGGGCTGCCCCGGGACCTGATCGAGGCCGCCCGCGTCGACGGCGCGTCGCACGGGACGCTGCTGCTCCGGATCGTGCTGCCCCTGGCCCGTCCGGCCCTGGTCACCTTCGCCATCATCCAGTTCCTCTGGGTGTGGAACGACCTCCTCGTGGCCCTGACGCTGTCGGGAGGAACCGCCGAGACCGCACCCATGACCGTCAGACTGGCGAGCATGGCCGGGACGTACGGCAACGAGTGGCAGCGGCTCACCGCGGGAGCCTTCGTGGCGGCGTTCGTCCCGCTGCTCGTCTTCTTCTCCCTCCGGCGGCACTTCGCCAAGGGACTGCTCGCCGGATCGGTCAAGGGATGA
- a CDS encoding helix-turn-helix transcriptional regulator, which translates to MSPGRTGGAGTAARGSARLSRPGLRGREAELERLRALVEAVRGGEGGAIALLLGEPGIGKTVLLQETVSIARAHGFVVSHGRAEELHELAPLASLASGLLHGDPPLLSSTDFADLAGHHDQRIWLVERLAQLIEERSARAPVLIAVDDVQWADPLSRFALSVMPARLLSSPVLWLLTARDDQEPYGQGPRTTTLPLRPLSGTALAELARDVLGGDVPTRVAELLDGAGGNPFLAAEMLTGIAASGADAPQPPERLVLGVRDRLAGLRPDTLHFLRIGAVLGRAFSLADAAALCGRPASGLSAEVDEAIAAALLHDDGERLLFRHDLLRQAVYADLAPSVRRALHREAASRLVAAGRSSTDAVPHLLKSAEPGDQEAIGLLGTASMDVIAVMPDLAADLAVRALELVPPHAPMVFDVGERAIVALTRAGRYTRARDTGDTLLARQPPLDVFARLQSVLGDTLWHLDDIHELTRRSTAALAAVTDPTIRARLTARQALARSRGRDLKAARETGERALAEAERSGDREARVLALWGLGEIALNAGDCAAAVEHHTALSVFDTAFLPEEAVARCHTDDFDTVRRLLRATGDAPPRPAMLSWAQGTLNMGLGRLDDADADLVTAERLEADLHVPGNLVNIRVNRGLLAMLRGDREAAREHLDVVRTAVAERPNTGNHATHRYFEAVVADADGDHAAAADLVGSVQRDHPFLRWRLLRPHVVQAVRIALRGGDRHLAEDLAAQAVAHATRNPGVPTAQGTAAHASALANADHGLLERSVRILLTGPRPLPLAAASADLGRALLTAGDPAATPALTRAHDLYARAGADAGADRVRADLERVTSRPGRRTGGPRPHPGQGWDALTASERKVARLIAEGHTNRSAAQALVVSPHTVNTHLASVFRKLSVRSRVHLARIALAEGDAGTATGG; encoded by the coding sequence ATGAGCCCCGGCCGGACCGGGGGAGCGGGCACGGCGGCCCGTGGGAGCGCGCGGCTCAGCCGGCCCGGGCTGCGGGGCCGCGAAGCCGAGCTGGAGCGGCTGCGCGCCCTGGTCGAGGCGGTGCGGGGCGGCGAGGGAGGAGCGATCGCGCTGCTCCTGGGCGAGCCCGGGATCGGGAAGACCGTACTGCTGCAGGAGACCGTCTCGATCGCCCGGGCCCACGGATTCGTCGTCAGCCATGGACGCGCCGAGGAACTGCACGAGCTGGCACCGCTTGCCTCACTGGCCTCCGGCCTCCTGCACGGTGACCCGCCGCTGCTCTCCAGCACCGACTTCGCGGACCTCGCGGGCCATCACGACCAGCGCATCTGGCTCGTCGAACGGCTGGCCCAGCTGATCGAGGAACGCTCGGCGCGCGCGCCCGTACTGATCGCGGTCGACGACGTCCAATGGGCCGACCCGCTGAGCCGGTTCGCCCTGAGCGTCATGCCGGCCCGGCTGCTCAGCTCGCCGGTCCTCTGGCTGCTCACGGCCAGGGACGACCAGGAACCGTACGGGCAGGGGCCGCGCACGACGACCCTCCCCCTGCGGCCGCTGTCCGGCACGGCCCTGGCGGAGCTGGCACGGGACGTCCTCGGCGGGGACGTGCCGACCCGGGTCGCGGAACTCCTCGACGGGGCGGGAGGCAACCCCTTCCTCGCGGCCGAGATGCTCACGGGCATCGCGGCGTCGGGCGCGGACGCGCCGCAGCCGCCGGAGCGGCTGGTCCTCGGCGTCCGCGACCGGCTGGCCGGCCTCCGGCCGGACACCCTCCACTTCCTGCGGATCGGCGCGGTCCTCGGCCGCGCGTTCTCCCTCGCGGACGCCGCCGCCCTGTGCGGCCGGCCCGCCTCCGGACTCAGCGCCGAAGTGGACGAGGCGATCGCCGCCGCCCTCCTCCACGACGACGGCGAACGCCTCCTGTTCCGCCACGACCTGCTCCGCCAGGCGGTGTACGCCGATCTCGCCCCCTCCGTACGCCGGGCGCTCCACCGTGAGGCCGCGAGCAGGCTCGTCGCGGCGGGCCGGAGCTCCACCGACGCGGTCCCGCATCTGCTGAAGAGCGCCGAACCCGGCGACCAGGAGGCGATCGGGCTGCTCGGCACGGCCTCCATGGACGTGATCGCCGTGATGCCGGACCTCGCCGCCGACCTGGCCGTACGCGCCCTGGAACTCGTACCGCCCCATGCGCCCATGGTGTTCGACGTGGGAGAACGGGCCATCGTCGCGCTGACCCGCGCGGGCCGGTACACCCGGGCACGGGACACCGGCGACACGCTGCTCGCCCGGCAGCCGCCCCTGGACGTCTTCGCCCGCCTGCAGTCCGTACTCGGCGACACGCTGTGGCACCTCGACGACATCCACGAGCTGACCCGCCGCTCGACGGCGGCACTGGCAGCCGTCACCGACCCGACGATCCGCGCCCGGCTCACGGCCCGGCAGGCCCTCGCCCGGTCCCGCGGGCGCGACCTCAAGGCCGCTCGCGAGACCGGCGAACGGGCGCTCGCCGAGGCGGAGCGGTCCGGCGACCGGGAGGCCCGCGTCCTCGCTCTGTGGGGCCTCGGCGAGATCGCCCTCAACGCGGGCGACTGCGCCGCCGCCGTCGAACACCACACGGCGCTGAGCGTGTTCGACACGGCCTTCCTGCCCGAGGAGGCCGTCGCCCGGTGCCACACGGACGACTTCGACACCGTACGGCGACTGCTCCGGGCGACGGGCGACGCTCCCCCGCGCCCCGCCATGCTGAGCTGGGCCCAGGGAACCCTGAACATGGGGCTCGGCCGGCTCGACGACGCGGACGCCGACCTCGTCACCGCCGAGCGGCTCGAAGCGGACCTCCACGTACCCGGCAACCTGGTCAACATCCGCGTCAACCGCGGCCTCCTCGCGATGCTGCGCGGCGACCGCGAAGCCGCGCGGGAACACCTGGACGTCGTGCGGACGGCCGTGGCCGAGCGGCCGAACACGGGCAACCACGCCACGCACCGGTACTTCGAGGCCGTCGTCGCCGACGCCGACGGCGACCACGCGGCAGCGGCCGACCTGGTCGGATCCGTACAGCGTGACCACCCCTTCCTCCGATGGCGGCTGCTGCGCCCCCATGTCGTCCAGGCCGTGCGGATCGCCCTGCGCGGCGGCGACCGGCACCTGGCCGAGGACCTCGCGGCCCAGGCCGTCGCACACGCCACCCGCAACCCCGGCGTGCCGACCGCCCAGGGGACGGCGGCCCACGCGTCCGCCCTGGCGAACGCCGACCACGGACTCCTGGAGCGGTCGGTCCGCATCCTCCTCACCGGCCCCCGGCCGCTGCCCCTCGCCGCCGCATCGGCCGACCTCGGGCGCGCGCTCCTCACCGCGGGCGACCCCGCCGCGACACCCGCCCTGACCAGGGCCCACGACCTCTACGCCCGGGCGGGGGCCGATGCCGGGGCCGACCGGGTCAGGGCCGATCTGGAACGGGTCACCAGCCGCCCCGGCCGACGCACCGGAGGCCCCCGGCCGCACCCCGGCCAGGGCTGGGACGCGCTCACGGCCTCGGAACGCAAGGTGGCCCGGCTGATCGCCGAGGGCCACACCAACCGGTCGGCCGCACAGGCCCTCGTCGTCTCCCCGCACACGGTCAACACCCATCTGGCGTCGGTCTTCCGCAAGCTCTCGGTGCGCTCCAGGGTCCACCTGGCCCGGATCGCGCTCGCGGAGGGCGACGCCGGAACGGCCACCGGCGGCTGA
- a CDS encoding alpha/beta fold hydrolase, which produces MPYITVGQENTNPVELYFEDQGAGQPVVLIHGFPLDGHSWERQSAALLDAGHRVITYDRRGFGQSSQPTTGYDYDTFAADLNTVMETLDLNDAVLVGFSMGTGEVARYVSTYGSGRLAKVAFLASLEPCLLQSEDNPDGVAPKEFFDGVVAAVKADRYAYYTAFFNDFYNLDENLGTRISEEAVRNSWNTAARGGSFAASAAPATWYTDFRADIPAVDVPALILHGTADRILPAEGTARPFHTALPAADYVEIEGAPHGLLWTHAEEVNTALLAFLAK; this is translated from the coding sequence ATGCCGTACATCACCGTGGGCCAGGAGAACACCAACCCCGTTGAGCTGTACTTCGAGGACCAGGGTGCCGGGCAGCCCGTCGTCCTCATCCACGGCTTCCCGCTCGACGGCCATTCCTGGGAGCGCCAGAGCGCCGCGCTGCTCGACGCCGGCCACCGCGTGATCACGTACGACCGCCGCGGCTTCGGGCAGTCCTCGCAGCCGACGACCGGCTACGACTACGACACCTTCGCGGCCGACCTGAACACCGTGATGGAGACCCTCGACCTGAACGACGCCGTCCTGGTCGGCTTCTCCATGGGCACCGGCGAGGTCGCCCGCTACGTGTCGACGTACGGCTCCGGCCGGCTCGCCAAGGTCGCCTTCCTGGCCTCGCTCGAACCCTGCCTGCTCCAGAGCGAAGACAACCCGGACGGCGTCGCCCCGAAGGAGTTCTTCGACGGCGTCGTCGCCGCCGTCAAGGCCGACCGCTACGCCTACTACACGGCCTTCTTCAACGACTTCTACAACCTCGACGAGAACCTGGGCACCCGCATCAGCGAGGAGGCCGTCCGCAACAGCTGGAACACCGCGGCCCGCGGCGGCTCCTTCGCCGCGTCCGCCGCGCCGGCGACCTGGTACACCGACTTCCGCGCCGACATCCCCGCCGTCGACGTGCCGGCCCTGATCCTGCACGGCACCGCCGACCGCATCCTGCCCGCCGAGGGCACCGCGCGCCCCTTCCACACGGCGCTCCCGGCGGCGGACTACGTCGAGATCGAGGGCGCCCCGCACGGTCTGCTGTGGACCCACGCCGAGGAGGTCAACACCGCCCTCCTCGCCTTCCTGGCGAAGTGA